GAAGGCCCGCTGGGCCCTGGGGAAAGCTGGGGTCGGTAGCGTTGTTGGCACTGAATGTGGCTATGATTCTGATGGGGATATTTTACCTGTTGGAAAGGGGCTGCCTCCTTTTCCGGGATATCATGGGTGCCGTGATGATAATGGCCTGGCTTGGTAATTCTTTGCTGGCCTACCTGAACGGCAGGGAAACCGCACTTACGGGTAATTTCGGCGGGACCAGGGGAAAACTATCCACAGCTTACCTGACAGCAGCACCATTGGCGATGCTGAGCATGCTGGCTGGCAGCCTGCTGCTTTCCGCTTCCTACTCCGAAGCCTTTGACGAAAACATCATTTTCTACATGATGGTCTACCTTGGCTACTTCAGCTTGCCACTACTGGGCCTGGTTCTTTCCTGCCTCAACCTGGCGGCAAGAAAGGGTTATCCCCTTTTCAGGGGCAGGCCCGGCAGGCGCAGTGTCTTCTCCACCGTGGTCAAGGCTCTACTGGCCCTGGTGCTTGCTTTTGGCCTGTTCATGTGCCTGATCATGCTTGCAACCTTTCCCATCCATGAGGCACTGGAACTGGTTGCCTCCCAGTTTGCCCTCTTCCTGGCCTTTGTTTTTCTCAACATATCGCTCCTGCTGCAAAAGCTGTGTAGAGACGATCGGCAGAACGGTTTATCTGCTACCGCCGGGATTGTCGGCCTCATCATCTTTGTCATCATGCTCCTGCCGGCCCTATCCATGCCTTCGGCGATAAGTGGGGCAGAAAAAGAATTCCGCGCCGTATATGGACACGATTGGGAAGAACGGCTCGATACCGACACCACGGCACATTTCATGGAATCGCGTTTCTCCTTGCCCTCTTATTTCCTTGGCACCCCTTCCGGAAACTACAGGGTTGAAAAAGACATCCTGTATCATGAGGGAAATTCGGATAATGATGAAGGCATCGCCCTTTATTTCGATGCCTACATGCCTCCGGAGGACAGCCGGGAACTCCCCGGCAACAACTCCGTCCTGA
This portion of the Bacillota bacterium genome encodes:
- a CDS encoding alpha/beta hydrolase fold domain-containing protein; the encoded protein is MAIRSKLKSGRRPAGPWGKLGSVALLALNVAMILMGIFYLLERGCLLFRDIMGAVMIMAWLGNSLLAYLNGRETALTGNFGGTRGKLSTAYLTAAPLAMLSMLAGSLLLSASYSEAFDENIIFYMMVYLGYFSLPLLGLVLSCLNLAARKGYPLFRGRPGRRSVFSTVVKALLALVLAFGLFMCLIMLATFPIHEALELVASQFALFLAFVFLNISLLLQKLCRDDRQNGLSATAGIVGLIIFVIMLLPALSMPSAISGAEKEFRAVYGHDWEERLDTDTTAHFMESRFSLPSYFLGTPSGNYRVEKDILYHEGNSDNDEGIALYFDAYMPPEDSRELPGNNSVLIRIHGGGWQSGGKGMRNMMQMNKYFAAQGYVVFDVQYGLSYLQNTVEGIMRAPDHVLGPFTADDMVRHLGIFTHYLEKHAADFGANLDSVFISGGSAGGHLSTALALGSDSGNYPELFSPALTIKGFIPFYPGNDCDLLHEIGGSGEWMDVKTLVRADSPPCLIFQGSHDTLVPPEVSHSFQDRYEDAGAGKCAVLLMPLAGHAADLSFTGYYNSTFLYYMERFMALYR